Proteins from a genomic interval of Gemmatimonas sp.:
- a CDS encoding peptidylprolyl isomerase → MKSYRLSVLGAVAFAVACGAASNPDVAATAGNQQLSAARLAEIVGQSQAPLEKDVARSIAELWVNYQLVALAAAKGDSLTDPKVMQDALWSNLDNIRVKKFYDNVSKGWDAQVPGSDEDRYNSGEAYAARHILIKTDQGATPEQIAAAKSKAQGILQQATTANFVSLTARSDEPGAKERGGDLGLFGKGMMVPEFEKCVAAMKPGEISKELCQTSFGFHIIYRTPFADVAEKFAPIAKQRNVAIAESTYLAKLEAGNEVKVEANATVKAKAIAKNTLGYMKDTDAMATYKGGKLTASRFAEWLAAYPPSSQIRPQLVQAPDTLVEKFVKQIVRNELVLRQADSAKATVDTAEMSNLFLNFKNAVTQSWASLGVEPSKLADSAKVAGGDKEKIAGAKVDAFFGKLVKNEVPFVDVPYPVARAVQKKYTFAINEAGLDKVLELAKGVRAKADSSKAQQGPPAAPGAPGAAAPSTPAPAPAPDTTKK, encoded by the coding sequence ATGAAATCATACCGTTTGTCCGTGCTGGGTGCCGTCGCGTTCGCCGTTGCCTGTGGGGCAGCGTCCAATCCCGATGTCGCGGCGACCGCCGGCAATCAGCAGCTCTCGGCGGCCCGGCTCGCGGAGATCGTGGGGCAGTCGCAGGCGCCCCTCGAGAAGGACGTGGCGCGCTCCATTGCCGAGCTGTGGGTCAACTACCAGCTGGTCGCCCTCGCGGCGGCCAAGGGTGACTCGCTCACCGATCCCAAGGTCATGCAGGACGCGCTGTGGTCGAATCTCGACAACATCCGCGTGAAGAAGTTCTACGACAACGTCTCCAAGGGCTGGGACGCACAGGTGCCGGGGAGCGACGAGGACCGGTACAACAGCGGCGAGGCGTATGCCGCCCGCCACATCCTCATCAAGACCGATCAGGGCGCCACGCCCGAGCAGATCGCGGCCGCCAAGAGCAAGGCGCAGGGGATCCTGCAGCAGGCCACCACGGCCAACTTCGTGTCGCTGACCGCCCGCTCCGACGAGCCTGGCGCCAAGGAGCGCGGGGGAGATCTGGGGCTGTTCGGCAAGGGCATGATGGTGCCGGAGTTCGAGAAGTGCGTGGCCGCGATGAAGCCGGGTGAGATCTCCAAGGAGCTCTGTCAGACGTCGTTCGGCTTCCACATCATCTACCGCACGCCGTTCGCCGATGTGGCGGAGAAGTTCGCGCCCATCGCCAAGCAGCGGAACGTGGCCATTGCCGAGAGCACGTACCTGGCCAAGCTCGAAGCCGGCAACGAAGTCAAGGTCGAGGCCAACGCCACAGTGAAGGCCAAGGCCATCGCGAAGAACACGCTGGGGTACATGAAGGACACCGACGCCATGGCCACCTACAAGGGTGGCAAACTCACCGCGTCGCGCTTCGCTGAGTGGCTCGCGGCCTATCCGCCGTCGTCGCAGATCCGCCCGCAGCTGGTACAGGCGCCGGACACGCTCGTGGAGAAGTTCGTGAAGCAGATCGTGCGTAACGAGCTCGTGCTGCGTCAGGCCGACAGCGCCAAGGCCACGGTGGACACGGCCGAGATGTCGAACCTGTTCCTGAACTTCAAGAACGCGGTGACGCAGTCGTGGGCGTCGCTCGGGGTGGAGCCCAGCAAGCTGGCCGACAGCGCCAAGGTGGCGGGCGGTGACAAGGAGAAGATCGCCGGCGCCAAGGTGGATGCCTTCTTCGGCAAGCTCGTGAAGAACGAAGTGCCGTTCGTGGACGTGCCGTACCCGGTGGCCCGTGCGGTGCAGAAGAAGTACACCTTCGCCATCAACGAGGCCGGGCTGGACAAGGTGCTCGAGCTGGCCAAGGGCGTGCGCGCCAAGGCCGATTCGAGCAAGGCGCAGCAGGGGCCGCCGGCGGCGCCCGGTGCGCCCGGTGCGGCGGCG